A genomic segment from Gracilimonas sediminicola encodes:
- a CDS encoding amidohydrolase family protein — protein sequence MRLFRKLLLIPALLLVFSFNTAEAQIAVKGETVYTMAGDPIPNGVVLIKDGKIERVGSASSVNIPSSYEVHEAKVVTPGLIDAHSVVGLAGHLNQDHDQDQLETSSAIQPELRAIDAYNAREALVGHLRELGITTVHTGHGPGALISGQTMIVKTVGETVEESTIVPAKMLAFTLGNNMSREISKPGTRSKGIAMLRQEFIKAKDYLEKRNGDEDYSMDLGLEALADLLEGKLTALVTVHKANDIMTAVRLQEEFGFPMVLDGAAEAYLIIDELKEAGHPVIVHPTMIRTYGDSKNATFETAAKLYEAGIPIAFQSGYEGYVPKTRVVLFEAGVAAANGLGMENALKVLTIDAAELLGIDNRVGSLEAGKDADVVMFDGDPLEYITNVTGVIIDGVKVK from the coding sequence ATGAGATTATTCAGAAAACTATTATTGATACCGGCACTGCTTTTGGTATTCAGTTTTAACACGGCTGAGGCACAAATAGCCGTTAAAGGTGAAACGGTATATACCATGGCCGGAGATCCGATTCCCAATGGTGTGGTATTGATCAAAGATGGAAAGATTGAGCGCGTGGGTTCTGCTTCCAGCGTAAATATTCCATCCAGTTACGAAGTGCATGAAGCCAAAGTGGTGACTCCGGGCCTGATTGATGCTCACTCCGTAGTCGGTTTAGCCGGACACCTGAATCAGGATCACGACCAGGATCAGCTGGAAACCTCCAGTGCCATTCAACCCGAGCTCAGAGCTATTGACGCTTATAATGCACGGGAAGCTTTGGTAGGCCATTTACGGGAGCTTGGAATTACGACGGTTCATACCGGACACGGACCCGGCGCATTAATCAGCGGACAGACGATGATCGTAAAGACAGTGGGTGAGACCGTGGAGGAATCGACGATAGTTCCGGCCAAAATGCTTGCGTTCACTCTCGGAAATAATATGAGTCGTGAAATCAGTAAGCCGGGAACCCGTTCTAAGGGGATTGCCATGCTTCGGCAGGAATTCATCAAAGCAAAGGATTACCTCGAAAAGAGAAATGGCGATGAAGATTATTCCATGGACTTAGGTTTGGAAGCGCTGGCTGATTTGCTGGAAGGCAAACTTACTGCTTTGGTTACGGTTCATAAAGCCAATGACATCATGACGGCAGTTCGGTTACAGGAAGAATTTGGATTCCCAATGGTGCTGGACGGTGCAGCCGAAGCTTATTTGATCATCGACGAATTGAAAGAGGCCGGACATCCAGTAATCGTTCACCCAACAATGATCCGCACTTACGGCGACAGCAAAAACGCTACTTTTGAAACAGCGGCTAAATTGTATGAAGCCGGAATCCCGATTGCTTTTCAAAGTGGGTATGAAGGCTATGTCCCCAAAACCCGGGTGGTTCTGTTCGAAGCCGGTGTTGCAGCAGCAAACGGTTTGGGTATGGAAAATGCTCTCAAAGTGCTGACGATTGATGCAGCCGAACTATTGGGCATTGATAATCGGGTGGGCTCACTCGAAGCTGGCAAAGATGCCGATGTTGTGATGTTTGATGGTGATCCGCTGGAATACATCACCAATGTAACCGGTGTGATTATTGATGGCGTAAAAGTGAAGTAA
- a CDS encoding amidohydrolase family protein — MKPIQSLLLALVCALLFGVNGYSQSTPQAFKGAQIIPISGEPINNGVLVVEDGKITGVGGPNTRIPRGADVHDMTGKVIMPGLVDTHSHIGEGDGGDRSSALHPDVRIMDAIDPRSDTFRKARAGGITSVNIMPGSGHLMSGQTVYLKLREANTIEDMLIYLDEDKTIYGGLKMANGTNPLGGSGFPGTRAKSAAMVRALFVKAQEYQAKIEAADGDESKMPPRDIGMETLVQVLEGKRTVHNHTHRHDDILTAIRLSEEFGYDLVLQHVSEAWKVADEIAEAGVPASIITLDSFGGKLEAAEIKNANGKYLEDAGVLVGLHTDDGITDSRLFLRSAALAVREGMSRKAALESVTIANAIMMDIDDRTGTLEKGKDADFIILSGDPFSVYTHVEQTWIEGSKVWDRSDEEDRKYATGGYEIFRGEVHTHHEMGGSK; from the coding sequence ATGAAGCCTATCCAAAGCCTTTTGCTCGCTTTGGTTTGTGCTCTTTTGTTTGGTGTGAATGGATATTCTCAATCTACGCCACAGGCATTTAAGGGAGCTCAAATCATACCTATCTCCGGCGAGCCAATTAATAACGGAGTTCTTGTTGTTGAAGATGGAAAAATAACGGGCGTTGGTGGTCCAAACACCCGGATTCCCCGCGGAGCTGATGTCCATGATATGACGGGTAAGGTAATTATGCCCGGACTTGTTGACACCCATTCCCATATCGGTGAAGGTGATGGAGGCGACCGGTCGTCAGCCCTGCATCCGGATGTCCGCATTATGGATGCTATTGATCCGCGCAGTGATACGTTCCGCAAAGCACGAGCCGGTGGAATCACCTCGGTAAACATCATGCCGGGTTCAGGTCACCTGATGAGTGGCCAAACCGTGTATCTGAAACTCCGCGAAGCGAACACCATCGAGGATATGCTGATTTACCTGGATGAGGATAAAACCATTTATGGCGGACTGAAAATGGCCAATGGAACCAACCCATTGGGAGGAAGTGGATTTCCGGGAACACGCGCCAAGTCTGCGGCTATGGTAAGAGCTTTGTTTGTGAAGGCACAGGAATACCAGGCTAAAATAGAGGCCGCCGATGGTGATGAAAGCAAGATGCCTCCCCGCGATATTGGGATGGAAACCCTGGTGCAGGTGCTTGAAGGAAAGCGTACGGTACACAACCATACCCACCGGCACGATGATATTCTAACGGCTATCCGTTTATCTGAAGAGTTTGGATATGATCTGGTGCTTCAGCATGTGAGTGAAGCCTGGAAAGTAGCCGATGAAATTGCCGAAGCCGGAGTTCCTGCATCCATTATTACGCTGGATTCTTTTGGCGGAAAACTGGAAGCGGCTGAAATCAAGAATGCTAACGGGAAATACCTGGAAGATGCTGGTGTATTAGTGGGACTTCATACCGATGATGGTATTACTGATTCCCGTCTGTTTCTGCGATCAGCCGCACTGGCGGTACGCGAAGGCATGAGTCGGAAAGCTGCGCTTGAATCTGTAACGATTGCCAACGCCATTATGATGGACATTGACGATAGAACCGGAACACTTGAAAAGGGCAAAGATGCCGACTTCATCATCCTCTCCGGAGACCCGTTCAGCGTGTACACACATGTAGAACAAACCTGGATTGAAGGTTCCAAAGTCTGGGATCGATCCGATGAAGAAGACCGAAAATATGCGACCGGCGGATATGAAATTTTCCGCGGCGAAGTTCACACGCATCATGAAATGGGAGGTTCAAAATGA
- a CDS encoding amidohydrolase family protein: protein MKKILPLLCLPLFVFAVYFDAGQSISPQSHHAPYAFTNVHVISMESEGVWENYTVITEEDRIVRVGPADEVKIPEDAHVIDSEGKYLMPGLAEMHGHVPPTDPGPTAPSYFNDEYVEHTLFLYVSAGITTVRGMLGYPNQLKLKDKVNNGELIGPNLYLAGPSFNGNTVSSPAQARERVKQQKEEGWDLLKVHPGLTRPEYDAMAETANEIGIHFGGHVPQEVGIVHAIEMGQLTMDHIDGYVAYLNAFEEQERDQRMAEIIQMTKEAGVWMVPTQALWETIIGAADYDAMKQYDELKYIPDAVKQNYFNFAENPGSSYSTGNPEAQAELRRKLLEEMNEADVKILMGTDAPQLFSVPGFSIHRELPLMQEANMTNYEIIETGTKNVGEYFAEWDDFGVVAEGQRADLILLNENPLQDLSAIKNHSGVMVQGKWYSREMIDKKLAEIEEYYAN from the coding sequence ATGAAAAAAATACTGCCTCTCCTGTGCCTGCCTTTATTCGTTTTTGCCGTTTATTTTGATGCCGGTCAGTCCATTAGCCCGCAATCGCATCACGCTCCTTATGCTTTTACCAATGTTCATGTTATTTCAATGGAATCTGAAGGAGTGTGGGAAAACTACACCGTTATTACCGAAGAAGACCGAATTGTAAGGGTTGGTCCTGCCGATGAAGTGAAAATTCCCGAGGATGCTCATGTGATTGATTCTGAAGGGAAATACCTGATGCCCGGTTTGGCTGAAATGCACGGTCATGTTCCGCCAACCGATCCGGGTCCAACGGCTCCATCTTATTTTAATGATGAATATGTAGAACATACGCTCTTCCTGTATGTGTCGGCCGGTATAACAACCGTTCGCGGAATGCTGGGTTATCCCAATCAGCTTAAGCTCAAAGACAAAGTGAATAACGGCGAGCTGATAGGCCCGAATTTATATCTGGCCGGACCTAGTTTTAACGGCAATACTGTTTCATCTCCGGCTCAAGCCAGAGAAAGAGTAAAGCAGCAAAAAGAAGAAGGGTGGGATTTGTTGAAAGTTCACCCCGGATTAACCCGCCCGGAATATGATGCGATGGCTGAAACTGCGAATGAAATCGGGATTCATTTTGGAGGACATGTGCCGCAAGAGGTGGGTATTGTTCATGCCATAGAAATGGGGCAGCTTACCATGGATCATATTGACGGATACGTAGCCTACCTGAATGCTTTTGAGGAGCAGGAGCGGGATCAGCGAATGGCAGAGATTATTCAGATGACGAAAGAAGCCGGCGTTTGGATGGTGCCGACACAGGCGCTTTGGGAAACCATCATCGGGGCAGCAGATTACGATGCGATGAAGCAGTATGATGAGCTGAAATATATCCCTGATGCCGTGAAGCAGAACTACTTCAATTTTGCGGAGAATCCGGGAAGCAGCTATTCAACCGGAAACCCGGAGGCACAAGCTGAACTGCGCAGAAAGCTGCTGGAGGAAATGAACGAAGCGGACGTAAAAATCCTGATGGGTACAGACGCACCGCAGTTATTCAGCGTGCCGGGCTTTTCTATCCATCGCGAACTTCCGCTCATGCAAGAAGCCAATATGACCAACTATGAAATCATAGAAACCGGAACCAAAAATGTGGGGGAGTATTTCGCTGAATGGGATGATTTTGGAGTCGTAGCTGAAGGTCAAAGAGCAGACTTGATCTTACTCAATGAAAATCCACTGCAGGATTTATCGGCTATTAAAAATCACTCCGGTGTGATGGTTCAGGGCAAATGGTATTCCAGGGAGATGATCGATAAAAAGCTGGCTGAGATCGAAGAGTATTATGCGAATTAA
- a CDS encoding ABC transporter permease translates to MVFKPLFLKLAIRNIRKFWGITVINVLGLIIGLTCTTLIFIFVYDEYSFDRFHENKNKIYRLGWNIKTPSETTYLAPTPGPLGPALINDFPQIEKMVRFTPARLNITFRNNSFGNLKSFSTDPDVFEIFSFDLIMGSQSQVLSNPSSIVLSEEVAQRIFGNENPIGKRLELADLTNELTVTGVFKNLPRNSHIQFDALTSMDVHYELSGWDDGTDWYTSIYYTYLQLADPSFADELEQQLPFLINRYIDNEVSVTGIEYSGSLVPLSQLYLNSDRRYEVGPTSDKRLLFFFSVAGLFVLLIACLNYITLSTARSIKRYKEIGIHKTLGADKSQLFGQFIGESVGIIFLSLLAVYVLTVLLLPLTNSFSGKTIAPSFLWSAEFLLAFISGGLLIGILSGLYPAFVLSNFQPANILKASQPKGISGSLVRKILTGFQLFISLFLIISSLVIYQQTNFLLYGETGFTKSDMMVVAISEDVLGSQVESFEQELLNHPDVVKATVSDRYPGEQTNRTQATIRLDNGEELISNMGTYFVGYNFFDTYGIELIAGTPFSPDLRSDSLFNIIINRSSLRLLQIESDRPDLALERIITVFGTDGFVQGVTEDFHFRPFTEQIEPIALILLPEAFSFISLKLNAQFNAETIDGLEKIWNKFAPGHDFNYFFLEDKLSQNYTSQSKLRQVIFAFSFLAILISCLGLLGLTSFTAKQKSSEIAVRKVLGARYFEIIQLIWKELLLLILLASVFAIPVSWIFLTEWLGNFAYKVEPGVAPYVFGVLVILILSVLVTSYHSLKAAMVNPTDYLRSE, encoded by the coding sequence ATGGTTTTTAAACCACTTTTTTTAAAACTGGCTATACGTAATATTCGAAAATTTTGGGGTATTACCGTTATCAATGTTTTGGGGTTAATTATTGGCCTGACTTGTACAACATTGATTTTTATTTTTGTGTATGATGAGTATTCTTTTGACCGCTTCCACGAAAACAAAAACAAAATCTATCGCCTGGGTTGGAATATTAAAACTCCTTCCGAAACAACGTATCTGGCACCCACTCCGGGACCACTCGGACCTGCACTAATTAATGACTTTCCACAGATTGAAAAAATGGTCCGGTTCACTCCGGCCAGACTTAACATAACCTTTAGAAACAATAGCTTTGGCAATTTAAAGTCATTCAGCACCGATCCCGATGTTTTTGAAATCTTCAGTTTTGACCTAATAATGGGGAGTCAGAGTCAGGTGCTAAGCAATCCTTCAAGTATTGTTTTATCAGAAGAGGTAGCCCAAAGAATTTTTGGGAATGAGAACCCCATTGGGAAACGGCTTGAGTTAGCTGATTTAACAAATGAACTAACGGTTACAGGAGTTTTCAAAAATCTGCCGCGCAATTCTCACATTCAGTTTGATGCACTTACTTCGATGGATGTTCATTATGAATTAAGCGGCTGGGATGACGGCACTGATTGGTACACCAGCATATATTATACCTATCTCCAGTTAGCCGATCCAAGCTTTGCCGATGAACTCGAGCAACAACTCCCTTTCTTAATCAATCGATATATAGATAATGAAGTATCGGTAACTGGTATAGAATACTCCGGCTCCCTCGTTCCTTTATCTCAGTTGTATTTGAATTCAGACCGCAGATATGAAGTCGGCCCTACTTCTGATAAACGGCTGCTTTTCTTTTTTTCTGTGGCTGGCTTATTTGTCTTATTAATAGCTTGTTTAAATTATATTACTCTGTCAACAGCCCGCTCTATAAAACGATATAAGGAAATAGGTATTCACAAAACCCTGGGAGCGGATAAGTCGCAGCTATTCGGACAATTTATTGGTGAGTCAGTGGGCATTATTTTTTTATCACTGTTAGCTGTTTATGTCTTAACTGTGCTACTGCTGCCTTTAACAAACAGCTTTTCAGGTAAAACAATAGCCCCCTCCTTTTTGTGGTCAGCCGAATTCTTACTCGCCTTTATTTCCGGGGGTCTGTTAATCGGAATACTTTCAGGTCTGTACCCTGCTTTTGTTCTTTCTAACTTTCAACCCGCCAATATACTTAAAGCGTCTCAACCTAAAGGAATAAGCGGAAGCCTGGTCAGGAAAATACTTACGGGTTTTCAGCTCTTTATTTCCTTGTTTCTGATAATAAGTTCCCTTGTCATTTACCAGCAAACAAATTTCTTGTTATATGGTGAAACCGGCTTCACTAAAAGTGATATGATGGTTGTTGCCATTTCTGAAGATGTATTGGGCTCTCAGGTTGAAAGCTTTGAACAAGAACTTCTCAATCATCCGGATGTTGTAAAGGCCACCGTTTCTGACCGCTATCCCGGTGAGCAAACCAACCGCACACAAGCCACAATCAGGCTTGATAATGGAGAAGAGTTAATCTCTAACATGGGTACATATTTTGTTGGATATAATTTCTTTGATACCTACGGAATAGAACTTATTGCAGGAACGCCTTTTTCCCCGGACCTACGTTCGGATTCATTATTTAACATTATAATAAATAGAAGCAGCCTGCGCCTTCTACAGATTGAGTCCGACCGTCCTGATTTAGCCTTAGAAAGAATAATAACTGTTTTTGGTACTGATGGATTCGTGCAGGGAGTAACAGAAGATTTTCATTTTCGCCCTTTCACCGAACAGATTGAACCCATCGCTTTAATACTGCTGCCAGAGGCTTTCAGCTTTATATCTTTGAAATTAAACGCCCAATTTAATGCGGAGACTATAGATGGACTGGAAAAAATCTGGAATAAGTTTGCCCCGGGTCACGACTTTAATTATTTCTTTTTAGAGGACAAACTTAGCCAAAACTACACTTCTCAGTCTAAGCTCAGACAAGTAATTTTTGCTTTCTCTTTTTTAGCCATACTTATTTCTTGTTTGGGATTACTGGGACTTACCAGTTTTACCGCAAAGCAGAAATCAAGCGAAATTGCAGTACGAAAGGTGTTGGGAGCCCGTTATTTTGAAATTATCCAATTGATTTGGAAAGAATTACTCCTTCTCATTTTGTTGGCTTCTGTTTTCGCTATTCCCGTTTCCTGGATCTTTTTAACAGAGTGGTTAGGTAATTTTGCATACAAAGTGGAACCTGGAGTGGCCCCATATGTATTCGGTGTATTGGTGATTTTAATACTGTCTGTATTAGTAACCAGCTATCATTCCCTTAAAGCAGCAATGGTTAACCCAACAGATTATTTAAGGTCGGAATGA
- a CDS encoding DUF6962 family protein, whose protein sequence is MQSDSGQPSIEVFDITIMEPMVTFTDLWITSVCVYAFYKLAKLDKKGKVHQYIRWYFLIMAIATFLGGILGHAFQYAVGLSWKLPGWLISMLAVMAIERASIMHAQPVINDKFGKFLEVANLVELLTFAVITFTTLNFFFIQVHSAYGLGLVVLPLHFLVYWRTRNEGSRIFFLTVIFATLAAFFYTSEIGIHKWFNHLDVAHTVMAISMYFFYRGALKLEILKPEDIKEDKGTFWDALKDGFKGSQKVKGHSDLK, encoded by the coding sequence ATGCAGTCAGACTCAGGACAGCCATCGATTGAAGTATTTGATATCACCATCATGGAGCCGATGGTTACCTTCACCGATCTTTGGATTACTTCCGTTTGTGTGTATGCATTCTACAAACTGGCGAAGCTGGATAAAAAAGGAAAAGTTCATCAGTACATTCGTTGGTACTTCCTGATTATGGCCATTGCTACGTTTCTTGGAGGAATTCTGGGACATGCTTTTCAATATGCGGTGGGATTGTCGTGGAAGCTTCCGGGCTGGCTGATCAGTATGCTGGCGGTGATGGCCATTGAGCGGGCCTCCATTATGCATGCTCAGCCCGTGATTAATGATAAATTCGGCAAGTTTCTGGAGGTTGCAAACTTAGTGGAGTTGCTCACATTTGCGGTGATCACTTTTACCACCTTAAACTTCTTTTTCATACAGGTGCATTCGGCTTATGGTTTGGGACTGGTGGTGCTCCCACTTCATTTTCTGGTGTACTGGCGTACCCGCAATGAAGGCAGCCGCATATTCTTCCTCACTGTTATTTTTGCCACGCTGGCCGCTTTCTTTTATACCAGCGAAATCGGTATTCATAAATGGTTCAATCATTTGGATGTAGCCCATACCGTGATGGCGATCAGCATGTATTTTTTCTACCGCGGTGCATTGAAGTTGGAGATCCTCAAACCGGAAGACATCAAGGAAGATAAAGGCACTTTTTGGGACGCGTTAAAAGATGGTTTTAAAGGGAGCCAAAAAGTGAAAGGTCATTCCGACCTTAAATAA
- the aepX gene encoding phosphoenolpyruvate mutase: MKQVYVGMGTDIIHHGHINIIEKARELGEVTVGLLSDEAVTKFSRIPFLEYEERKRILENIKGVSKVVLQKTLDYEENLRKLKPDYVVHGTDWKVGPQKHVRQKVISILDEWGGRLVEPDYTEGISSSGLREALREIGTTPDIRRKMLRRLLSAKPIVRVMEAHNGISSLIVEETKVEAEGELREFDAIWVSSLTDSTAKGKPDTEYVDRTSRIQTISDILDVTTKPIILDGDTGGPIEHFELMVKNMERLGVSAVIIEDKSGLKRNSLFGTEVKQELEDIDVFCEKISNAKKAQVTSDFMIISRIESLIANAGMDEALKRAKAYIEAGTDGIMIHSRKKDGEEIFEFMKEYQKFDYKVPAISVPSSYNQFTEQELIDAGFNIVIYANHLLRSAFPAMKKTAESILTHKRSLEADQYCMSIKEILDILPN, from the coding sequence ATGAAGCAAGTATATGTAGGGATGGGTACAGATATTATCCATCACGGCCACATAAACATTATTGAAAAGGCAAGAGAGTTAGGGGAAGTGACCGTAGGATTATTGTCGGACGAAGCCGTTACCAAATTCAGCCGCATTCCTTTCCTGGAGTATGAAGAACGAAAGCGTATTCTGGAAAATATCAAAGGCGTCAGCAAGGTTGTTCTCCAAAAAACACTGGACTATGAAGAAAACCTACGAAAGTTAAAGCCTGATTATGTGGTTCATGGAACTGATTGGAAAGTGGGCCCCCAGAAGCACGTCCGCCAGAAAGTTATCAGCATATTGGACGAGTGGGGAGGCAGGCTGGTGGAGCCGGATTATACCGAGGGGATATCATCATCCGGGCTTCGGGAGGCCTTACGTGAAATTGGCACCACCCCCGATATCCGCAGAAAAATGCTGCGACGTCTTTTGTCGGCAAAGCCTATCGTACGGGTAATGGAAGCTCACAACGGCATCTCAAGCCTTATTGTTGAAGAAACTAAAGTAGAAGCCGAGGGTGAACTGAGAGAGTTTGATGCCATCTGGGTTAGCAGCCTCACCGACTCTACCGCAAAAGGAAAACCAGACACGGAATACGTGGACCGGACATCCCGAATTCAAACCATCAGCGATATTCTCGATGTAACCACTAAACCCATCATTCTGGATGGGGACACCGGTGGACCCATTGAACACTTCGAGCTGATGGTAAAGAACATGGAGCGACTGGGAGTTTCTGCCGTCATTATTGAAGATAAATCCGGCTTGAAAAGAAACTCGTTATTCGGAACTGAAGTGAAGCAGGAGTTGGAAGATATTGATGTATTCTGCGAGAAAATTTCCAACGCCAAGAAAGCTCAGGTAACTTCTGACTTCATGATTATTTCCCGAATCGAGAGCCTGATTGCAAATGCAGGTATGGATGAAGCCCTGAAACGCGCGAAGGCTTACATTGAGGCTGGCACCGATGGAATCATGATTCACAGTCGTAAAAAAGATGGCGAAGAAATCTTCGAGTTCATGAAGGAGTATCAAAAGTTTGATTATAAAGTGCCGGCCATTTCGGTGCCCTCTTCCTATAATCAGTTTACCGAGCAGGAGCTGATTGATGCCGGATTTAACATTGTGATTTATGCCAACCACCTGCTGCGGAGTGCATTCCCGGCGATGAAGAAAACGGCTGAATCTATTCTTACTCACAAACGCTCACTTGAAGCGGACCAATACTGTATGTCGATCAAAGAAATTCTGGATATCCTTCCAAACTGA
- the aepY gene encoding phosphonopyruvate decarboxylase: MLKPAFLYEQLEKKGVEFMLGVPDSLLKHFGSYAFDKGNTLIAANEGGALAIASGYHLATGKIPLVYLQNSGFGNIVNPLTSLTDEEVYSIPALIMVGWRGKPGTNDEPQHLKPGRTQEEQLKALDLPYSILSSDEQQVEKQLGTAFDTMRKKSSPYVLLVPPDTFEKYAFQGDSKTHSYSLKREEVLEQLVQKFGEKDIIVSTTGKTSRELFELRKKHGLGHHRDFLTVGSMGHASQIALGIAMEKKNRRVFCIDGDGAMIMHMGALAIIGEQQPSNYYHILINNGAHESVGGQPTAGFHIDFGKIAEGCGYKQTFRVSDLSSLNDKFDEFVNAEGPVLLEIMTQTGARSDLGRPTLSPTENKENFMQFLSED, translated from the coding sequence ATGCTAAAACCCGCTTTTTTATATGAACAGCTGGAGAAAAAGGGCGTCGAGTTTATGCTGGGCGTACCCGATTCCCTGCTAAAGCACTTTGGCTCTTACGCTTTTGATAAGGGTAATACCTTAATTGCTGCCAACGAAGGCGGGGCATTAGCAATTGCCTCCGGGTATCATCTTGCAACAGGAAAAATTCCGCTGGTTTACCTCCAGAATTCAGGCTTTGGCAACATTGTAAACCCACTTACTTCACTAACCGACGAGGAGGTTTACTCCATCCCCGCTTTGATTATGGTTGGCTGGAGAGGGAAGCCGGGAACCAATGATGAACCCCAGCACCTCAAACCCGGGAGAACTCAGGAAGAGCAATTGAAAGCTCTGGATCTACCCTACTCGATCTTGAGCAGCGATGAACAGCAGGTAGAGAAACAGCTCGGTACGGCCTTTGATACCATGAGGAAGAAATCCTCTCCGTACGTGCTTCTGGTTCCCCCTGATACTTTTGAGAAGTATGCATTTCAGGGCGACTCCAAAACCCATTCATATTCATTGAAACGGGAGGAAGTGCTCGAGCAGCTCGTTCAGAAGTTTGGGGAGAAGGACATTATTGTATCGACCACCGGCAAAACTTCGCGGGAGCTTTTTGAACTGAGGAAAAAACACGGGCTCGGACACCACCGCGATTTCCTTACGGTAGGCAGTATGGGGCACGCATCCCAGATAGCGCTGGGTATCGCTATGGAAAAGAAAAACCGGCGGGTATTTTGCATAGATGGTGACGGAGCTATGATCATGCATATGGGAGCTCTGGCGATTATCGGGGAGCAACAGCCTTCTAACTACTATCATATTCTGATCAACAATGGAGCACATGAGTCGGTTGGCGGCCAGCCCACTGCCGGATTCCATATAGACTTTGGAAAAATTGCAGAAGGCTGCGGATACAAACAAACATTCCGGGTAAGCGATCTCTCTTCTTTGAACGACAAGTTTGATGAGTTTGTGAATGCTGAAGGACCCGTTTTGTTGGAGATCATGACACAAACCGGAGCCCGCTCAGATTTAGGCCGCCCCACGCTTTCGCCCACAGAAAACAAGGAAAATTTCATGCAATTTCTTTCAGAGGATTGA
- a CDS encoding 2-aminoethylphosphonate aminotransferase has protein sequence MQDLERKILLNPGPGTTSQNTKEALVVNDICPREGEFGAIMNEIVDGLLAIGNGQDDYEACLFAASGTGAVEAILTSALDASKKVLIVTNGAYGIRMRQICESYQLPHETIHEFGDYPDVKAIRQRLQEGDFTHLAVIHHETSTGMMNPLEEFCELCDELDITLIVDAMSSYGAYPMDLKKLNIDYLAASSNKCIHGVAGLSFVIFNKEQIQSLKKSSGSFYFDLYKQWKYLKESNQLRFTPPVQVCYAFKQAIEETLKETTEKRWERYQRNWQILYDGLKELGFEFYLPDEQQSKILIAVKRTGILPKGFDHFHDALYERNITVYPGVIPETDTFRMAVIGDLFEEDLKYVIAEIRSYLKK, from the coding sequence ATGCAGGATCTTGAACGAAAAATTTTACTAAACCCCGGCCCCGGAACCACCTCCCAAAATACAAAGGAAGCTCTGGTAGTGAATGACATCTGTCCCCGTGAAGGAGAATTCGGGGCGATCATGAATGAGATTGTGGACGGCCTGTTAGCAATCGGTAATGGGCAGGATGATTACGAAGCCTGCCTATTTGCAGCCAGTGGCACAGGAGCTGTTGAAGCCATATTGACTTCCGCCCTGGATGCTTCAAAAAAAGTGCTCATTGTTACCAATGGTGCGTATGGCATCAGAATGAGACAGATTTGTGAATCTTATCAGCTACCTCATGAAACCATTCATGAGTTTGGCGATTATCCTGACGTAAAAGCTATCCGACAACGATTACAAGAAGGCGACTTTACGCACCTGGCTGTTATCCATCACGAAACTTCTACCGGCATGATGAATCCGCTGGAAGAATTCTGTGAACTTTGTGATGAACTGGATATCACCCTGATCGTGGATGCCATGAGTTCATACGGGGCCTATCCAATGGACCTGAAAAAGCTGAACATTGATTACCTCGCGGCTTCCTCCAATAAATGCATTCATGGAGTCGCGGGACTTTCGTTCGTGATTTTCAACAAAGAACAGATACAATCTCTCAAGAAAAGCTCCGGCAGCTTCTATTTTGACTTATACAAACAGTGGAAGTATCTGAAGGAGAGCAATCAACTGCGCTTTACACCTCCGGTTCAGGTGTGCTATGCCTTTAAGCAAGCCATTGAAGAAACGCTGAAAGAAACAACGGAAAAGCGATGGGAGCGCTATCAAAGGAATTGGCAGATTTTATACGATGGGTTAAAGGAGCTCGGATTCGAATTTTACCTTCCTGATGAGCAGCAATCAAAAATTCTGATCGCTGTAAAACGTACCGGGATTCTTCCGAAGGGTTTTGACCATTTTCATGACGCATTGTATGAAAGAAACATCACCGTTTATCCGGGCGTTATACCGGAAACGGATACCTTTCGCATGGCAGTGATTGGAGATTTATTCGAAGAGGATCTGAAGTATGTAATTGCTGAGATTCGATCATACCTGAAAAAATGA